A single region of the Vicia villosa cultivar HV-30 ecotype Madison, WI linkage group LG4, Vvil1.0, whole genome shotgun sequence genome encodes:
- the LOC131597182 gene encoding uncharacterized protein LOC131597182: MENFIATQTQTNKDFINQNVHTNEQIKQLATKVDALATHNKLLETQISQVTQQQAPATAPAGTFPRQPEPNPKGHSHAIILRSGREMDEPTDPRLKNPAMFQSPRKTTKEESRPKDKPSDPKEKEDKEGETEEKEAPYIPPPPYKPPIPYPQRLEKSKTIGQFKKFVELLKQLNITIPFTEAITQMPSYAKFLKEILSNKKKLEDNETVTLTAECSAIIQNKMPPKLKDPGNFSIPCNIGKFVIDKALCDLGASISLMPLSICEKLNMGDLRPTKMSVQLADRSVKYPVGVLENVPVRIGQFYIPTDFIIMDIKEDVNTPIILGRPFLATGGAIIDVKKGKLTFEVGEEKVEFILTQFLQAPAIEDTCYLVDVIDECIREIGLSEESYSEVIKIPMPMIFEDDNWHPEYRDDSLSECLALTPNPMPCPKKPTLDLKPLPKTLRYEYLDDELKRPVIVNAELGDTKTEKLLQVLRKYPSALGYNIADLKGISPFICMHSILLEEDCKTSREHQRRINPILSTVVKDEVTKLLNAGIIYPISDCQWVSPVQCVPKKGGITVTINKSGGSIAERKVTGARMCIDYRKLNKTTRKDHFPLPFIYQMLERLEKHSYYYYLDGYSGFFQIPIHPDDQEKTTFTCP; this comes from the coding sequence ATGGAAAATTTCATAGCCACTCAAACTCAGACTAATAAGGATTTTATAAACCAGAACGTGCACACTAATGAGCAAATCAAACAGTTAGCGACTAAAGTAGACGCGTTGGCCACTCACAACAAGCTGCTTGAGACACAAATCTCTCAAGTGACACAACAACAAGCACCTGCTACCGCACCTGCTGGGACATTTCCAAGACAGCCAGAACCTAACCCAAAAGGACATTCTCATGCTATTATTCTGCGAAGTGGTAGAGAGATGGACGAACCGACTGATCCTAGGCTTAAAAACCCTGCTATGTTCCAAAGCCCTAGGAAGACAACTAAGGAGGAAAGTAGACCCAAGGATAAACCAAGTGATCCGAAGGAGAAAGAGGACAAGGAAGGCGAGACGGAGGAAAAAGAAGCACCATACATACCTCCACCACCTTATAAACCACCTATCCCGTACCCTCAAAGACTCGAGAAATCTAAAACAATAGGGCAGTTCAAGAAATTTGTCGAACTTCTTAAACAGTTGAACATTACAATTCCGTTTACAGAAGCCATTACCCAAATGCCCTCATATGCTAAgttcctaaaagaaatcctatcaaataagaagaaattagaagaCAACGAGACCGTAACACTCACTGCCGAATGTAGtgcaataattcaaaataaaatgccaCCTAAGCTGAAAGACCCAGGAAATTTCTCCATACCTTGCAATATAGGAAAATTTGTCATAGACAAAGCTCTATGTGACTTAGGAGCTAGTATTAgcctaatgcctttgtccatttgcgAGAAACTAAACATGGGAGATCTAAGACCAACCAAGATGTCAGTACAACTTGCAGACCGATCTGTCAAGTATCCAGTAGGTGTTCTTGAAAATGTACCCGTCCGCATCGGACAGTTCTACATCCCTACGGATTTCATAATTATGGACATAAAGGAAGATGTCAACACTCCTATAATCTTAGGAAGACCTTTCCTAGCTACCGGTGGAGCTATTATAGACGTAAAGAAAGGCAAGTTGACATTCGAGGTAGGGGAGGAGAAGGTCGAGTTTATTCTAACACAGTTCCTTCAAGCCCCAGCTATAGAGGACACATGTTATTTGGTGGATGTTATTGATGAATGTATAAGAGAGATAGGATTGTCGGAAGAATCTTACTCTGAAGTTATAAAGATTCCGATGCCCATGATTTTCGAAGATGACAATTGGCATCCGGAATATCGAGACGATAGTTTGAGCGAATGCTTAGCATTAACACCCAACCCTATGCCTTGCCCTAAGAAACCAACCTTGGACCTTAAACCATTACCCAAGACTCTTAGATATGAATATCTAGACGATGAGCTCAAAAGACCAGTAATAGTCAACGCAGAGCTAGGAGACACAAAAACTGAGAAGCTATTACAAGTATTAAGGAAATATCCATCTGCGTTAGGATATAACATTGctgatctgaaaggaataagtcctttcATATGTATGCATAGCATCTTGTTGGAAGAAGATTGCAAAACCTCTAGGGAGCATCAAAGGAGGATTAACCCTATCTTGAGCACAGTAGTTAAAGATGAAGTTACCAAACTTCTGAATGCTGGAATTATATATCCAATCTCTGATTGTCAGTGGGTAAGTCCGGTCCAGTGTGTACCAAAGAAGGGAGGCATAACAGTTACCATAAATAAGTCAGGCGGATCTATAGCCGAAAGAAAGGTGACTGGAGCAAGGATGTGTATTGACTATCGTAAGTTAAACAAAACCACAaggaaagaccatttccctcttcCCTTTATTTAccaaatgctcgaacgcttagAAAAACATTCCTATTACTACTACCTGGATGGATACTCAGGATTCTTTCAAATCCCGATTCATCCTGATGACcaagagaaaacaaccttcacgtGCCCTTAA